One segment of Pseudoalteromonas rubra DNA contains the following:
- a CDS encoding M23 family metallopeptidase, with product MPDWLIRAKKTGIILAGLLVNISTGHTIELKGSLTQGGMVIAELAGVKSARLNDKELAISPDGKFVFGFGRDADTEHTLSWVDQSGKVHSKNLMITTRDYDIDRITGVEKKYVSPPKEVLARIRKEGAQVSAARGKLSTLSYFDDPVYRPAKGRISGVYGSQRYFNGQPRRPHFGLDIANKTGTPVLAPVAGKVVFANPDLYYSGGTLILDHGYGITSTYIHLNKLHVEVGQIVELGDHIADIGATGRVTGPHLDWRFNWFNERLDPQLLMIDKLATKSSKE from the coding sequence ATGCCTGATTGGCTGATTAGAGCGAAAAAGACCGGCATTATACTGGCCGGCTTGTTAGTGAATATAAGTACGGGTCATACTATTGAACTAAAAGGCTCACTGACCCAGGGTGGTATGGTGATTGCTGAGTTGGCCGGCGTAAAATCTGCCAGACTTAACGACAAAGAGTTAGCTATCTCACCTGATGGAAAATTTGTTTTTGGCTTTGGCCGAGATGCTGATACAGAGCATACCCTAAGCTGGGTTGACCAAAGCGGAAAAGTACACTCCAAAAATTTGATGATCACCACGCGTGACTATGATATTGACCGTATTACCGGTGTAGAGAAAAAGTATGTATCGCCGCCAAAGGAAGTGTTAGCTCGGATCCGCAAAGAAGGTGCGCAAGTTAGTGCCGCTAGAGGTAAACTAAGCACCTTATCTTATTTCGATGACCCGGTTTATAGGCCAGCAAAAGGCAGAATATCGGGAGTCTACGGCAGCCAACGTTATTTTAATGGTCAACCCAGAAGGCCTCACTTTGGGTTGGATATTGCTAATAAAACGGGCACGCCAGTACTTGCGCCTGTAGCAGGGAAAGTTGTATTTGCTAACCCGGATCTCTACTACAGTGGTGGTACGCTGATCCTTGACCATGGATATGGCATTACCTCTACCTATATACATCTCAACAAACTCCATGTCGAAGTCGGGCAAATAGTTGAGCTGGGCGACCATATTGCCGATATAGGTGCCACTGGCAGGGTAACTGGCCCACACTTGGATTGGCGTTTTAATTGGTTTAATGAACGTTTAGATCCTCAACTTCTTATGATTGATAAACTCGCAACAAAAAGCAGTAAAGAATGA
- the fabA gene encoding bifunctional 3-hydroxydecanoyl-ACP dehydratase/trans-2-decenoyl-ACP isomerase has translation MEPKNSYTKEELILCAEGKMFGENNCRLPIDNMLMMDRIIEINEDGGEFGKGQIVAELDINPDLWFFDCHFRGDPVMPGCLGLDAMWQIVGFFLGWSGGPGLGRALGVGEVKFTGQILPTAKKVTYRVDMKRVIKRKLFMGLADGTVEVDGRVIYEAKDLKVGLFQDTSAF, from the coding sequence ATGGAACCAAAAAATAGCTATACAAAAGAAGAACTGATCCTATGTGCTGAAGGCAAAATGTTTGGCGAGAACAACTGTCGTCTGCCAATCGATAACATGCTCATGATGGATCGTATCATCGAGATTAATGAAGATGGTGGCGAGTTTGGCAAAGGTCAGATCGTCGCTGAGCTAGATATTAACCCTGATCTATGGTTTTTTGACTGCCATTTCCGTGGCGACCCGGTAATGCCTGGTTGTTTAGGTCTGGATGCCATGTGGCAGATCGTTGGCTTCTTCCTTGGCTGGTCTGGTGGACCGGGCCTTGGCCGTGCTTTGGGTGTAGGTGAAGTTAAGTTCACAGGCCAGATCCTACCAACAGCTAAGAAAGTAACATATCGCGTAGACATGAAACGCGTTATCAAGCGTAAACTGTTTATGGGTCTTGCAGACGGCACAGTAGAAGTTGACGGCCGCGTTATATACGAAGCGAAAGATCTAAAAGTAGGCCTGTTCCAGGATACGAGTGCGTTTTAA
- a CDS encoding 6-carboxytetrahydropterin synthase, which yields MILFVDALTVIDFSYLCGKRGAVGESWIVDMTLHGQLNEESMVLDFAKVKKQIKAIIDDTIDHKLAIPSQLSCNYESQDGRVSFDGLFGGHHLAMSAPDEAVCIVEGAQINEASVIAFLKQQILPKMPDNVKDLEIELRPEPSRSFYYHYSHGLKKHDGNCQRIIHGHRSDIGIYLDDISMPRLQKEWAERWQDIYLGSQEDLIDVSDLQYIKPHDDDYAFAYTASQGYFELAISKARCDLIPCDSTVECLADYLAGEIKAQYPDRKVKVKAFEGVGKGAIAYA from the coding sequence ATGATCCTTTTTGTAGATGCCTTGACGGTAATTGATTTTTCTTACTTGTGTGGTAAACGAGGCGCGGTAGGCGAGAGCTGGATTGTTGATATGACACTGCATGGCCAGTTAAATGAAGAGTCTATGGTATTGGACTTTGCCAAAGTAAAGAAGCAGATCAAGGCCATTATAGATGACACGATTGATCATAAGTTGGCTATTCCCAGCCAGCTTTCATGCAATTATGAATCACAAGACGGTAGGGTGAGTTTTGACGGTTTGTTTGGCGGGCATCACCTTGCAATGAGTGCACCTGACGAAGCTGTTTGCATCGTAGAAGGCGCGCAAATCAATGAAGCCAGTGTTATTGCTTTTCTTAAACAACAGATTTTGCCAAAAATGCCAGACAACGTGAAAGACTTGGAGATTGAACTGCGTCCTGAGCCGAGCCGTAGTTTCTATTACCACTACAGTCATGGTTTAAAAAAACACGATGGAAATTGCCAGCGTATCATTCATGGCCACCGTTCTGATATTGGCATTTACCTTGATGATATCAGCATGCCGCGCCTACAAAAAGAGTGGGCAGAGCGTTGGCAGGATATCTACTTGGGCAGTCAGGAAGATCTTATCGATGTGAGTGACTTGCAATACATTAAACCACATGATGATGATTATGCATTTGCCTACACAGCTTCTCAGGGCTATTTTGAATTAGCTATCAGTAAGGCTCGGTGTGATCTGATCCCCTGTGACAGTACAGTGGAGTGTTTAGCCGACTATCTTGCCGGAGAGATCAAGGCTCAGTATCCTGACAGAAAAGTTAAAGTTAAGGCGTTTGAAGGCGTCGGAAAAGGAGCAATCGCTTATGCCTGA
- a CDS encoding acyl-CoA thioesterase, whose product MTQTDKDAVIAQRIKDSQTSVTKTVFPGRTNHHNTLFGGDALAWMDEVAFIAATRFCRKPLVTISSDRVDFKEAIPAGTFAELVANVVHVGNTSLKVEVHIYLETMHKDDKHLAISGSFTFVAVDDNHRPTPVVCDQMLNGFS is encoded by the coding sequence ATGACACAAACAGATAAAGACGCAGTAATTGCACAAAGAATTAAAGACTCGCAAACCTCAGTAACCAAAACTGTATTTCCAGGTCGAACGAACCACCACAATACACTGTTTGGTGGTGATGCACTGGCATGGATGGATGAGGTTGCTTTCATCGCAGCGACGCGTTTTTGCCGCAAACCTCTGGTTACCATTTCATCAGACAGGGTCGACTTTAAAGAAGCAATCCCGGCCGGTACATTTGCAGAATTGGTTGCTAATGTAGTACATGTAGGTAATACCAGCTTGAAAGTCGAAGTTCATATCTATCTAGAAACCATGCATAAAGACGACAAGCACCTAGCGATCTCGGGTAGCTTTACGTTTGTTGCTGTCGATGACAACCATAGACCAACACCTGTGGTATGTGATCAGATGCTAAATGGGTTTAGCTAA
- a CDS encoding DUF3833 domain-containing protein has translation MKVYLALLLIFTLSGCTSKTIADYSETKPDLALEQFFSGELTAYGIVLDRSGNLTRRFEADLIGTWEGNKGELKEWFRFDDGEKSTRIWQLEKTADNLYKGTAGDVIGVAQGETAGSALYWRYQLEIQYQGSPLEVTLDDWMYLVNEKRLFNRTEIIKWGFKVGEVILIIEKHDS, from the coding sequence ATGAAAGTATATTTGGCGTTGCTGCTGATTTTTACACTCAGTGGCTGTACCAGCAAAACTATTGCTGACTATAGCGAAACAAAGCCGGACCTGGCACTGGAGCAGTTTTTTAGTGGAGAGTTGACCGCATATGGTATTGTCCTTGACCGAAGCGGCAATCTCACACGACGTTTTGAAGCCGATCTGATAGGCACCTGGGAGGGCAACAAAGGCGAGTTAAAAGAATGGTTTCGATTTGACGACGGAGAAAAGTCAACCAGAATCTGGCAACTGGAAAAAACGGCCGATAATCTTTATAAAGGCACCGCAGGGGACGTCATTGGCGTGGCGCAGGGTGAAACAGCAGGCTCAGCGTTGTACTGGCGCTACCAATTGGAGATCCAATACCAGGGCTCCCCATTGGAAGTTACTCTGGACGACTGGATGTATCTTGTGAATGAAAAGCGCTTGTTTAACCGCACTGAGATTATAAAATGGGGCTTCAAAGTCGGCGAGGTTATTCTAATCATAGAAAAACATGACAGTTGA